Proteins encoded by one window of Misgurnus anguillicaudatus chromosome 4, ASM2758022v2, whole genome shotgun sequence:
- the LOC141349065 gene encoding uncharacterized protein: MDVGWKRVHLLIFFLTFWKHAVGRDSLDFQNVNPHSLHFPKTYSPPEVQSSMLNASVTRNIPHEEVDSNVLGGNGTGPSRSLFSYLQFIKEGAPSGYASLSQAQSASSSSVSTSLTAPQNLSQPGSFSTLFQVQGSSTSNVKVMAGQSVGGTGYHQYDSTSKDRTGLNTGGSIQLVSSTGGSGLSQSSFSQYAPGFSPLSYSPTVLSQSGSKTLNTSSQSSSGTLMGGLSSRLFTLTSQGSSRPQVTQGGSTSFSGLFQQSSSKSQSSPTYSHPGSLPLAGSRYPTSSQSLFSSGSQGSSSYQLAASRPSGLAQGSSSQPGVSYVQSQGRLGQLAIGSPQYGSVSLASPQVPQNWLPSSFSPGSQTSGTVVSQSSYSPQSAPAPSKPLSSVGRPSQVAPGLLYPSASLASPQVPQNWLPSSFSPGSQTSGTVVSQSSYSPQSAPAPSKPLSSVGRPSQVAPGLLYSSASLVPQKWLPSASFSPGSQTSGTVVSQSSYSPQSAPAPSKPLSSVGRPSQVAPGLLYPSASLASPQVPQNWLPSSFSPGSQTSGTVVSQSSYSPQSAPAPSKPLSSVGRPSQVAPSLLSSDPSTLSLQSGVGTVQTVSSHYVLPQKGTLSTFSSSLQSQVASRPYGPAPSLDAKVPIYSQTHPAGTMYQSQPSRFWQPSTSKASGSFSTSDATVLQSSSSSQSVQASSRFSSAGGASYPVSTQGGGSYSGVSLYPGTVLQYPPVAPASGVFSSSPLSVSSQSASGQSSPSKHSSLSQSQTGSRLTSSGYLSVPGGSGSSDGSSLLTQGTLGKYAPVPSMDTPLPASSQTKAVSSGVSLSQSQPLQSWQPSATGWHQVIQASGSAPLQSGSSQSAQTSGTISFQPASSVPVDSVAQSGQTPVSRQTSSLLGFGSRPSRLLSIASSGSVSNQMSPDLSASLKLPTGSMTPGSTAPGVSVSSQAQPLTDPVKYGASVGGQRMSSGLSVLYSRYGSSSQSGPVSGSAGSQVSPSLFASLKLPTGSMTPGLTAPGVSV, from the exons ATGGATGTGGGGTGGAAAAG GGTCCACTTGCTGATATTTTTTCTTACTTTTTGGAAACATGCTGTTGGACGTGACA gtttggattttcaaaatgttaatCCACATAGCTTGCATTTCCCTAAGACCTATTCACCTCCGGAAGTCCAGTCTTCTATGTTGAATGCTTCAGTGACAAGGAATATTCCTCATGAAGAAGTTGACTCTAACGTGCTTGGAGGAAATGGCACAGGTCCCAGCAGATCTTTATTCTCTTATCTACAGTTTATTAAAGAGGGTGCTCCTAGCGGCTATGCATCTTTGTCTCAAGCCCAAAGTGCATCAAGTAGCTCTGTTTCTACGTCTTTGACCGCACCCCAAAATCTGTCCCAACCAGGCAGTTTTTCTACATTGTTTCAAGTCCAAGGCTCCTCTACTTCAAATGTTAAGGTTATGGCTGGCCAGTCTGTTGGTGGCACAGGTTACCATCAATATGACTCCACGTCTAAAGACCGCACTGGACTGAACACTGGAGGGTCTATTCAACTTGTTTCTTCAACGGGAGGAAGTGGCTTATCTCAAAGTAGCTTTAGTCAGTATGCCCCAGGCTTTTCTCCACTTAGTTATTCACCCACTGTTCTTAGCCAGTCTGGTAGTAAAACCTTGAATACAagttctcagagcagctctggCACACTCATGGGAGGGTTGTCAAGCCGGTTGTTTACTTTGACTTCTCAGGGTAGTTCTAGACCGCAAGTTACACAGGGAGGCAGTACCAGTTTCAGTGGTTTGTTCCAACAGTCTTCAAGTAAAAGTCAGTCTTCCCCTACATATTCTCATCCTGGTTCTTTACCCCTAGCTGGCTCTAGATACCCCACAAGTTCCCAAAGCTTGTTTAGTTCAGGTTCCCAAGGTAGCTCTAGTTATCAGTTGGCAGCTTCCCGTCCATCTGGCCTAGCACAAGGATCTAGTAGTCAACCTGGTGTCTCATATGTGCAGTCTCAGGGCAGACTAGGTCAATTAGCTATTGGTTCTCCCCAGTATGGAAGTGTATCTCTGGCATCACCTCAGGTCCCTCAAAACTGGCTGCCTTCTAGTTTCTCCCCTGGTAGTCAGACTTCTGGTACAGTTGTGTCACAAAGCAGCTATTCCCCTCAAAGTGCCCCAGCTCCTAGTAAGCCTTTATCCTCTGTAGGACGTCCTAGTCAAGTTGCCCCTGGTTTGCTATATCCAAGTGCGTCTCTGGCATCTCCTCAGGTCCCTCAAAACTGGCTCCCTTCTAGTTTCTCCCCTGGTAGTCAGACTTCTGGTACAGTTGTGTCACAAAGCAGCTATTCCCCTCAAAGTGCCCCAGCTCCTAGTAAGCCTTTATCCTCTGTAGGACGTCCTAGTCAAGTTGCCCCTGGTTTGCTGTATTCAAGTGCATCTCTGGTCCCACAAAAGTGGCTGCCTTCAGCTAGTTTCTCCCCTGGTAGTCAGACTTCTGGTACAGTTGTGTCACAAAGCAGCTATTCCCCTCAAAGTGCCCCAGCTCCTAGTAAGCCTTTATCCTCTGTAGGACGTCCTAGTCAAGTTGCCCCTGGTTTGCTATATCCAAGTGCGTCTCTGGCATCACCTCAGGTCCCTCAAAACTGGCTCCCTTCTAGTTTCTCCCCTGGTAGTCAGACTTCTGGTACAGTTGTGTCACAAAGCAGCTATTCCCCTCAAAGTGCCCCAGCTCCTAGTAAGCCTTTATCCTCTGTAGGACGTCCTAGTCAAGTTGCCCCTAGTTTGCTCTCAAGTGACCCTTCTACATTAAGCCTTCAGAGTGGTGTTGGCACTGTGCAGACTGTTTCAAGTCATTATGTTTTGCCACAGAAAGGAACTCTGTCTACCTTCAGTTCATCTCTTCAGTCTCAAGTTGCCTCAAGACCATATGGCCCTGCACCTTCCCTGGATGCTAAAGTACCAATTTACAGCCAAACCCACCCTGCTGGGACCATGTATCAAAGCCAGCCATCTCGATTTTGGCAACCTTCCACGTCTAAGGCTTCTGGCAGTTTTTCAACATCTGATGCAACTGTTTTGCAAAGCAGCTCGTCTTCCCAAAGTGTTCAGGCTTCCAGTAGGTTTTCCTCAGCTGGAGGTGCTAGCTACCCTGTTTCCACACAGGGAGGTGGTAGTTACAGTGGTGTGTCTCTCTATCCGGGCACTGTTCTGCAGTACCCCCCTGTGGCCCCTGCTTCTGGCGTGTTTAGTTCCTCTCCCCTTAGTGTTTCTAGTCAATCTGCCAGTGGTCAGAGCTCTCCCAGCAAGCACTCATCACTCTCTCAAAGCCAGACTGGCAGTCGTCTAACATCAAGTGGTTATCTCTCTGTACCAGGAGGAAGTGGCTCTTCTGATGGATCTTCTCTCTTGACCCAAGGCACACTTGGTAAATATGCACCTGTACCCTCAATGGACACGCCTTTGCCTGCGTCTAGTCAGACCAAAGCTGTTTCAAGTGGTGTTTCCCTGTCTCAAAGCCAGCCACTTCAAAGTTGGCAGCCTTCAGCCACTGGTTGGCATCAAGTCATTCAAGCCTCTGGTTCAGCACCATTACAGAGTGGGTCTTCTCAAAGTGCTCAAACATCTGGTACCATTTCCTTTCAGCCAGCCTCAAGTGTTCCGGTGGATTCTGTGGCCCAAAGTGGTCAAACTCCTGTTTCTCGGCAGACCTCTAGTCTCCTTGGGTTTGGTTCAAGGCCTTCAAGACTCCTGTCTATAGCATCTTCTGGCTCTGTCAGTAACCAAATGTCTCCTGATCTCTCTGCCTCACTTAAACTGCCCACAGGTTCCATGACTCCAGGCTCAACTGCCCCAGGTGTGTCCGTTTCATCCCAAGCTCAACCCCTCACTGACCCTGTTAAATATGGTGCCAGTGTTGGAGGTCAACGAATGTCCAGTGGATTATCAGTGCTTTACAGTCGCTATGGTTCCTCTAGCCAAAGTGGTCCAGTTTCTGGCTCTGCAGGTAGCCAAGTGTCACCTAGTCTATTTGCTTCTCTCAAACTGCCCACAGGATCCATGACTCCAGGCTTAACTGCCCCAGGTGTGTCCGTGTAA
- the glrx3 gene encoding glutaredoxin 3, translating into MSGSMANFTDATSLQQFQELLKNNSKSLTVVHFHAPWAPQCSQMNDVMAELAKEHKQTMFVKLEAEAVPEVSEKYEIASVPTFLFFKGGEKIDRLDGAHAPELTNKVQRLGSGGGGAAGVGDVPKEDLNERLKKLINAAPCMVFIKGTPQEPRCGFSRQLVQILKDHNIQFSSFDILSDEDVRQGLKTYSNWPTYPQVYVNGDLIGGLDIIKELVESGEIENTFPKTVSLEHRLKSLINKSPVMLFMKGNKETAKCGFSRQILEIMKSTGVEYETFDILEDEEVRQGLKTYSNWPTYPQLYVKGDLIGGLDIIKELKENGELVSVLKGEN; encoded by the exons ATGTCTGGCAGCATGGCGAACTTCACGGATGCAACATCACTGCAGCAATTTCAGGaattactgaaaaataataGCAAGT CCCTCACTGTTGTCCATTTTCACGCACCATGGGCTCCGCAGTGCTCGCAGATGAACGACGTGATGGCAGAGTTGGCCAAGGAACACAAACAAACCATGTTTGTGAAG CTGGAGGCAGAGGCAGTCCCTGAGGTTTCTGAGAAATATGAGATCGCTTCAGTTCCCACCTTCCTCTTCTTCAAG GGCGGTGAGAAGATTGACAGGTTGGACGGTGCACATGCCCCTGAGCTGACCAATAAGGTGCAGAGGTTGGGGTCCGGTGGGGGCGGAGCTGCAGGGGTGGGGGACGTCCCTAAAGAGGATCTCAATGAGAGACTGAAGAAGCTGATCAACGCCGCGCCTTGCATGGTCTTTATTAAGGGAACGCCCCAGGAACCTCGCTGCG GCTTTAGTCGTCAGCTGGTTCAGATCTTGAAGGACCACAACATACAGTTCAGCAGTTTTGACATTCTCTCAGATGAAGATGTCCGACAGGGACTCAAGACTTACTCTAACTGGCCGACTTATCCGCAAGTCTACGTCAACGGCGACCTCATCGGAGGATTGGACATTATAAAG GAGCTTGTTGAGTCTGGTGAGATTGAGAATACTTTCCCCAAAACCGTCTCGCTGGAACACAG GCTGAAATCACTCATCAATAAATCACCCGTCATGCTCTTCATGAAGGGCAACAAAGAG ACTGCCAAATGTGGATTCAGCCGTCAGATCCTTGAAATAATGAAGAGCACGGG GGTTGAATATGAAACCTTTGACATACTGGAAGATGAAGAG GTTAGACAAGGATTAAAGACTTACTCTAACTGGCCGACATACCCACAGCTGTATGTTAAAGGAGATCTAATCGGAGGACTGGACATAATAAAG GAGCTGAAGGAGAACGGTGAGCTGGTGTCTGTGTTGAAGGGAGAGAACTGA
- the LOC129421247 gene encoding uncharacterized protein isoform X2, producing MDCINPMQKKRRHSEEVEQWLKQSKRLCNGLGDCGPVEYNGVIDTPMDTWDPPNHGTQNGHGANGYVPGMVLGASGRGAGQICPRCMAGEPGHINHIMKY from the exons ATGGATTGCATAAATCCCATGCAGAAGAAGAGAAGACACAGTGAAGAGGTGGAACAATGGCTCAAACAGTCG AAACGGCTGTGCAATGGACTGGGAGACTGTGGTCCAGTTGAATATAATGGGGTGATAGACACTCCAATGGATACGTGGGATCCCCCAAATCATGGCACTCAAAATGGACATGGTGCCAATGGCTACGTACCTGGCATG gTTTTAGGAGCCTCGGGACGTGGTGCAGGACAGATTTGCCCCAGATGTATGGCAGGTGAACCT GGTCATATAAACCACATCATGAAGTATTGA
- the LOC129421247 gene encoding uncharacterized protein isoform X1: MDCINPMQKKRRHSEEVEQWLKQSKRLCNGLGDCGPVEYNGVIDTPMDTWDPPNHGTQNGHGANGYVPGMQVLGASGRGAGQICPRCMAGEPGHINHIMKY; the protein is encoded by the exons ATGGATTGCATAAATCCCATGCAGAAGAAGAGAAGACACAGTGAAGAGGTGGAACAATGGCTCAAACAGTCG AAACGGCTGTGCAATGGACTGGGAGACTGTGGTCCAGTTGAATATAATGGGGTGATAGACACTCCAATGGATACGTGGGATCCCCCAAATCATGGCACTCAAAATGGACATGGTGCCAATGGCTACGTACCTGGCATG caggTTTTAGGAGCCTCGGGACGTGGTGCAGGACAGATTTGCCCCAGATGTATGGCAGGTGAACCT GGTCATATAAACCACATCATGAAGTATTGA